One window from the genome of Dermacentor silvarum isolate Dsil-2018 chromosome 5, BIME_Dsil_1.4, whole genome shotgun sequence encodes:
- the LOC119454323 gene encoding uncharacterized protein LOC119454323, protein MRNGRVKKRRDVDFAFPGGLVDLKTNFGRRQVSGGAENVLLRRSASSPPGRLTLALKMTPPPTAKISRLPESIVGSNRRDAVVVQNGKPKTHPEWKSQAFGAAEDIDSFNEVLDGENNVYDEQAPQFAGGEVISDYGHSVTKDSANIANSLEAGRGVNATTPIRPREHLGVREAQASDNEVAERPERRLPQAIIIGVKKGGTRAVLEYLRLHPQVRAAGPEPHFFDKHYHRGFDWYR, encoded by the coding sequence ATGCGGAACGGACGCGTCAAGAAACGTCGTGACGTCGACTTCGCGTTTCCGGGTGGACTCGTCGATCTGAAAACTAACTTCGGTAGGCGGCAAGTCAGCGGCGGTGCTGAAAATGTTCTCCTGCGTCGAAGTGCTTCGAGCCCTCCCGGTCGACTCACCCTGGCTCTGAAGATGACGCCGCCCCCGACAGCGAAGATATCCCGCCTGCCGGAATCCATCGTTGGCAGTAATAGGCGGGACGCTGTCGTAGTTCAGAATGGTAAGCCGAAGACTCATCCGGAGTGGAAAAGCCAGGCGTTCGGCGCAGCTGAAGATATCGACTCGTTTAATGAAGTGCTCGATGGCGAGAACAATGTGTACGACGAACAGGCACCGCAGTTCGCCGGTGGTGAAGTGATCAGTGACTACGGGCACTCGGTGACCAAGGACTCTGCGAACATTGCGAACAGCCTCGAAGCCGGACGGGGAGTGAATGCCACTACGCCTATTAGGCCTCGGGAACATCTCGGTGTACGGGAAGCCCAAGCGTCTGACAATGAGGTGGCGGAGCGTCCCGAACGGCGCCTTCCGCAGGCCATCATCATCGGCGTGAAGAAGGGCGGCACCAGGGCAGTGCTGGAGTACCTGAGACTGCACCCGCAGGTGAGGGCCGCGGGGCCCGAGCCGCACTTCTTCGACAAGCACTACCATCGCGGATTCGACTGGTACCGGTGA